One part of the Microcoleus sp. FACHB-672 genome encodes these proteins:
- a CDS encoding polysaccharide biosynthesis/export family protein — protein sequence MFKSPTVSTQQLTAFSLAGLYAGTTTLLFTGLVWSAPSQAYPASIQAQIGPTIPASPTPIPSYPQPAPPPLEIPRQPPLQPIQNAPLPGSTFDAGRAEDYTNYRLGPGDQIQIQVQRFPDLNFGGAINPEGNIVMPLIGSIFLDGLTLAEAQAEIRGRLNQYVVDPVISLALVVPRPVDITVVGEVAQPGFYVIPPNILPRVSSAILLAGGTTSAADLRFVRVRRTLPNGSVVEQNIDLLTPLQTGSTPPSIRIEDGDAIVVPKQTIPQAQGYDTAALANSNLAAKTPVAVSVTGEVGRPGLYALQPGFSRVYDALLAAGGATAASDLAQVRVRRALGNGSVIEQNLDLLSALQGGVLPTFPLAEGDAIIVPKRPISSDSDEVSELVANSTLASQAPVQVTITGEIAKPGFYPLQGGATRVSDALLTAGGITQNADLRAVRVRRALADGRFSEETLDLFTPLQTSAALPDLRLATGDAVIVPRLEPGQDRAYDRQLVSRSTLAKPNIIVRVLSYASGAAGTVTLPSGSTFVDALNNVPLDTANLRKIALIRFDPEQGRAVTLEIDGKQALRGEPAQNPLLQDNDVIVIGRNFVSRITYALNTFTQPFRDILGFLLFFDSLQNSAGNIFAPPGSRR from the coding sequence ATGTTTAAATCGCCCACTGTTTCCACTCAGCAGTTAACCGCTTTTTCCCTTGCCGGACTCTATGCCGGCACCACCACCCTATTATTTACCGGCCTTGTTTGGAGCGCCCCATCCCAAGCTTACCCCGCCAGTATCCAGGCTCAAATCGGGCCAACGATTCCGGCTTCCCCAACACCGATTCCCAGCTACCCCCAACCAGCGCCACCCCCCCTCGAAATTCCCAGGCAGCCGCCACTTCAACCGATTCAGAACGCGCCTTTACCAGGATCAACCTTTGATGCCGGTCGAGCAGAAGACTATACAAACTATCGCTTAGGGCCGGGGGATCAAATTCAAATTCAAGTGCAGCGCTTTCCCGACCTGAATTTTGGGGGCGCAATTAACCCGGAAGGGAACATCGTCATGCCCCTGATCGGAAGTATATTTTTAGACGGGTTAACCTTAGCAGAAGCGCAGGCAGAAATTCGCGGGCGGCTCAATCAGTATGTGGTCGATCCAGTGATTTCCCTGGCATTAGTGGTGCCGCGCCCGGTGGATATAACAGTCGTTGGTGAAGTTGCCCAACCGGGTTTTTATGTCATTCCACCCAATATTTTACCAAGAGTGTCTTCGGCAATTCTCCTAGCCGGGGGCACCACCTCCGCCGCAGATTTGCGCTTTGTGCGCGTGCGCCGCACCTTACCCAACGGTTCCGTCGTTGAGCAAAATATTGATTTGCTCACGCCTTTGCAAACCGGCAGCACACCCCCCAGTATTCGGATAGAAGACGGTGATGCAATCGTCGTGCCAAAACAGACAATTCCTCAAGCTCAGGGTTACGACACTGCGGCGCTCGCTAACTCAAATTTGGCGGCAAAAACACCCGTTGCCGTTAGCGTCACGGGAGAAGTAGGCAGACCGGGTTTGTATGCCCTACAGCCCGGATTTTCGCGCGTGTATGACGCGTTGCTGGCTGCCGGTGGGGCCACAGCAGCCTCAGATTTGGCACAGGTGCGGGTGCGCCGTGCCCTAGGAAATGGGTCTGTGATTGAGCAAAATCTTGACCTGCTCAGCGCTTTGCAAGGAGGCGTTCTGCCGACATTTCCTCTAGCAGAAGGCGATGCGATTATTGTGCCAAAACGGCCTATTAGCTCAGATAGCGATGAGGTCAGCGAGTTAGTCGCTAATTCGACGTTAGCATCCCAGGCACCCGTTCAAGTCACCATCACCGGCGAAATCGCAAAGCCCGGTTTTTACCCGCTACAGGGCGGCGCAACGCGGGTTTCAGACGCTTTACTCACTGCCGGTGGCATTACCCAAAATGCAGATTTGCGGGCGGTGCGGGTGCGTCGGGCACTCGCTGATGGGCGCTTCAGCGAGGAAACCCTCGACCTTTTTACCCCCCTGCAAACTTCAGCCGCTTTACCCGATTTACGCTTGGCAACCGGCGATGCAGTGATCGTCCCCAGACTGGAACCGGGCCAAGATCGGGCCTATGACCGGCAGCTCGTCAGCCGATCTACTCTGGCCAAACCCAACATCATCGTTCGAGTTTTAAGTTACGCTAGTGGTGCGGCGGGTACAGTGACGCTTCCCAGTGGTAGTACGTTTGTCGATGCCTTGAACAACGTTCCTCTAGACACCGCCAACCTGCGAAAAATTGCCCTGATTCGGTTTGATCCAGAACAAGGCAGAGCAGTCACCCTAGAAATTGACGGTAAACAGGCACTTCGAGGCGAGCCGGCTCAAAATCCTCTCCTGCAAGATAACGATGTAATTGTTATTGGTCGGAATTTTGTTTCTCGAATTACCTACGCCCTCAATACGTTTACTCAGCCTTTCCGCGATATTCTCGGTTTTCTCCTATTTTTTGATTCTTTACAAAATAGCGCTGGAAATATATTTGCCCCTCCAGGAAGCCGGAGATGA